The sequence below is a genomic window from Candidatus Binatia bacterium.
GATCCGGCGCTGCGCCCACGCGTTCCAGGCGTAGATGTGGTGATCTGTTCCGCAGAGCCCCGCCTTCTCGACGCGGATCATCACGTCGCCCGGGCCGACCTGCGGCACCGGGACTTCGGTCAGGAGAAAGCCGGGGGCCGAGTTCGGCTTTACCAGGGCCCTCATCGTCGAAGCCATGAGGGCGCGCTAATTTCACGCGGGCGCGGGGAAACTACTCCTTCGCGAAGACGGCGAGATCGCGCGGCGTAATGAAGACCTCCTCGCCCTTGACGAGCGCCAACTCGCGAAAGCGCTCCTGCGGCATCTCGACGTGGACGACGGCGCCCCATTCCGTGACCGCCTCGACCTTGACGAGCGGTCCCGCGACGTTGATGTGTTTGGTCGTCGCTCGGAAATGGTTCGCGCCGTTGGGATGCCGCGTGATCTCGAGCGCGTGCGGCCGGACGAAGACGAGATGCCCGCTATCCTCCTTCTGGATCTGCGCCATCCCGTTGTCCACGCGCCCGTGGAAGAGATTGACGTTGCCGAGAAAGTTGTAGACGAACGACGTGGCCGGGTTGTTGTAGACTTCGTCGGGCGTGCCTACCTGTTCGATCTTGCCGCCGTTCATGACGGCGACCTGATCGGCGACCTCGAGCGCCTCGTCCTGATCGTGCGTGACGAAGACGCTGGTGACGCCGACCTCGTCGTGCAGTTGGCGCAGCCAACGCCGCAGTTCGAGCCGTACCTTCGCGTCGAGCGCGCCGAACGGTTCGTCGAGGAGCAAGACGCTCGGCTCGACGGCGAGCGCGCGCGCGAGCGCGACGCGCTGGCGCTGCCCGCCCGAGAGCT
It includes:
- a CDS encoding sulfate ABC transporter ATP-binding protein gives rise to the protein MSIAVRNITKTFGRFTALDNVDLDIPRGRLVALLGPSGSGKTTLLRIIAGLEVADSGVVRFDGEDISDRTAGERRVGFVFQHYALFRHMTVFENIAFGLRVRPRATRPSQQRIRERVHELLDLIQLRNQAGRYPSQLSGGQRQRVALARALAVEPSVLLLDEPFGALDAKVRLELRRWLRQLHDEVGVTSVFVTHDQDEALEVADQVAVMNGGKIEQVGTPDEVYNNPATSFVYNFLGNVNLFHGRVDNGMAQIQKEDSGHLVFVRPHALEITRHPNGANHFRATTKHINVAGPLVKVEAVTEWGAVVHVEMPQERFRELALVKGEEVFITPRDLAVFAKE